The sequence AGTGTTTTCGGTTTGCTGTCCATGAAGGACAGAGAGGAGCAGTTCCcaatgatggctttgttgagcCCATGTTAGTAACTGCAGCCATGCACAGCTTGGAGATCTGGGTGGACGAATGAAGCCGCACTTTAGCGCTTCGACTATGTCGCCATTGATAATTTTGGTctcagaaagagagagggagatgacaGTGCCACGGTGAGGGGTGGTGCCCAGAAGCAGGTCGATTGTCATGTCTGTGGTTTCACAGGGTGTTTACTTTCCTTTACTGAAGGTGATGGCTAAGTTGTGACAGTCGCATGTGAGTTTGGTGAGGCCGATGTTATCTTCCGTTTCCATGGATTTATCGGACGATGACAACTAGGGTTGCTGGCAGCTGCCAGAGCAGGAGAGTCCCCAACTCGGCATCGTCTCGGATTACGAGGCGAAGTGAGTGTCTTGAGTGGGAGCCAGAGGTAGCCCAggatgagaggagtgttgggttCGGAATTGATTGGAGTCGCCGTGCTCTACGATACTCATGTGCACATGCCGTGTGCGCGCTCTGGCGATCAGAGGTTGTAAAGGATCTTAATCTATATCAACAACGTGGCCAATGCAACATTTCCAATTGTGTTAATGACCCAACTTGATTCTATTTTGTATGGTGGTCATTTCAATAGGCTTCCGCGGGATAAAAGCAAACAAAGTGAGTGAAAGGAAGTGGTTCGTTCAGGACCACAGTGCCAAACGGCACGTGAAGTAATCCTCATTCGCACAAAATACAGGAATACCGACTAGATGTAACTGACAGCATACTGAGGTGCAGGGGTAGTTCGGAAAGCAAAAGTTGTTATATTTAGTGCCATGCAGTCATATCTACGGCTCATCTAATCCGCGCTGTCGGCCTTGTTTCATTGACCTTCGTCTGTTCCATAGCCCTCAGTTCCCCACCCATCCAGATATTTATCCAAACTGCACCGGGAGCAATTATTGGGTCGAAAATTAAAGACAGCTTAAGGCAATCACTTTGTTTTCTCAAACCCTGTCTGGAAATTGTGACAAATAGTGGCTCCATGCATCTGTAAAAATATTACACGGTCTTTGGAACAATATACTGATTCCCGCAATGGTGAGCTCTTCACTTTAATGGCAGACTGACATGAAGCATCCCACACATGTCAAATGTGAACTTCCCCAAACCAGCTTACAAGTTAACTCTCCGGAGGTTCTGCCTGTCATGTACATGCCGGCATCTCCCGGTAGATAGAGAGACGGATGGATAGATATACAGAAAGATAGGTAGgttggtagatagatagatagatagatagatggatagatggatagatagatagatggatagatagatagatagatagatagatagatagatagatagatggatggatagatagatagatagatagatagatagatagatagatagatagatagatagatagatagatagacagacagacagacagaccgacAGACAGAGGAGCTAGACAAGCTAAAATGTTCTTGCCACCTGTTCGCAGTAATGGAGGTTCTTACTCAGAGATGTCTTAATCAGAGCGACTACAAGTGACACATTGAGTATTTTTTTTTTCGTTTTGCTGAAAACTGAAAACATTTTCTGATAAACGGTAGGCCTGTAGAAGGAACAGGCTGAGGTCTGGTGGCCTGCGCTCACTGTTTCGCTGACCTGGCTGGATTGGTTTCAACAAGTCTGAGCTGGAAACGACAGAATACATCTCCGGGATAACAGGCGCATTTTCCAGGATATTAGCTTTCCTGGTGCTTGCGTGTTTGTGGACGGTTCGGAAATCCTGATGGGTGAGCAGACTGGTACTTACTCTGCATTTATAGCTCGGCCGCTTATGACAAAGTGCATTTTATCCCCGAAGGAATCTCGCATTTTTAAAGATGAGATTCACCTGCCATTACACCACGTCAACTAATGCCTCCACTTTATTCAGTTCCGTAGATCGGCCTGTTTTATCATTTGGCACCCATGACCCATTCTTTCTTCCAGCGTGAATCGCTTCTCAGATATTGTTTCAAGGTCTATAACAGAAACACCGACTAGCAGAACACGTCCTGTGAGACGGTCTGTGTGCAGAGGGAAAGGAATAAACACTGACCCTCGGAATTGGGTCAAGAGTGTAAGTGTACCAATTTCCAACATGGAGTTCGCGGGAGGTGAAAGATAGATTAGAACATGCAGCTTTATTCAGTCTCTGTGGGGCATAAAATACTGATTGCTCTTTAGAGAGATATTGCACTGGGGCGAGAAGGGGACATAGGCATCACCATGGAAACAACGAGAGCGCGGTTCAGTCGCTGAAGAGCAAACAGATATCACAGTTCATTCCCGAGGCGTCCAGTTGCAAGATGAGATGCCGTTGTTCTCATTTATGTTCTCCCTCACCATGGCGATGGAGAAGTCTGCAGACAGAGAGAAAAGTCCGAATGCCAGTGGATAAGCATTGAGGCGTGATAACATGGGAGCTCAGCATCAACCACGTGGATTTCGCGCTGGTATTCCGCAGTCAGAGAAACCAAATTCCGTTGTTTATATTTTCCCCTCTAGTTACGTGGAAACTGTAGTTAGGCAGTTAGCTATTTCGCTGAGTGTTTTCCGTACATCAGAATAAAACAAAGGATGCCAGCATTTTACGCTAACTTAGGCTAAAACGTACACTTCCCCTAAACCTTCGTCCTTCTCTTTAGACGCACCTGATACAGACCACAACGGAACCACAACAGAAGTAATACATGTCACCAGTAATTGTTAACATTATCTGTgttgcacctcctcctcctccgcgTCAAGAAGAGAATGGTAACTTCTCCTCTGATGTCTGATATTTCCCTTGTTCAGCGACTTCCTGGTGAAACCCCTCGGCATCGGCTCCACGAGAAACACATCCTTCTACCCATGGGGACCAGAAAAGCTCTCTAATCAGACCAATGTTATACAATGTTGCACCAGGACCTCTCCCGTCAATGAAGGCAGGTCTTCGGAATGTGTTAAACACACCCTTAATCATTCTCCGTCCCCACCTTCATTGATGGTAGAACAtccatttccttgtccttctCTACATAAACATTGTCGCGAATCCCGCAAGTCTTTGTGAATATCCCACCCTACTCATCCATGGAAGGTAATCACGACGCAACTGGACTGACCCTACCTGCCCTTCACTGACCATTTGACAAACTGAACAATTTCATATCATAACCATTCGCTTACTACTGAAACGCGGACCTAGACACGTGAAATGTTCTTCTTGCTTGATATTCAGTTCAGACCATTCAGTACATGAGTGCATCCGGGTAGCAGGCCAGGAAACGAACAGACAGACAACGTTGCATTATATGTACGGTGCAAGTACAGTTCAGATGGTCTGATACATCAATCCGACTGTCCACCTCTCGATCAAGAACACTACCGATTTAGCGCATCTGCAAAACAATTGACGttgttggtaaaaaaaagtaAGGAATGCAAATGCTCTGTCTGTTAAAATATTTGCACCAATCCGAGGACCATGTGTCCGGTGATTAAATTACTTTGCTTTATACTGCGAACTTTGATGCCATCTGCTTTACCATGTGAGGGACCACATCAATTTgatgcacacacagaatgctggaataaCCCGGCAGTCCGGCtaacatctatgaaaatgaataaatagtcggtgTTTCGGGGTGAGATATTCCTCAAAGCCGGAAAGGAAAGAGATAGCTGTTTCATCAATAGCAATCCTGAAACGGAGAGTTGAAGCTAAGAACGTTTCAGAATTACATTCACTgaccctcagggatctgtactgggtccaatgttgtttgtcatatatgttaatgatctggatgatagggtggtaaattaTATTAGTAAGTattcagatgatactaagataggaggtgttgtggattatgaggtaggttttcaaatcttgcagagagatttggatcagttagaagaatgggctgaaagatggcagatggagtttaatgctgataaatgtgaggtgctacattttggtaggactaatcaaaataggacatacatggtaaatggtagggcattgaagaatgcagtagaacagagtgatctaggaataatggtgcatagttccctgaaggtggaatctcatgtggatagggtggtgaagaaaacttttggtaagctggcctttataaatcagagcattgagtataggagttgggatgtaatgttcaaattgtataaggcattggtaaggcaaaatttggagtattgtgtacagttctgctcatcgaattataggaaggatgtcaataaaattgaaagagtacagaggaggtttactaaaatgtttcctgggtttcatctcctaagttacagagaaaggttgaacaagttgggtctttactctttggagcgtagaaggttgaggggggacttgatagaggtatttaaaattatgagggggatagatagagttgatgtggataggctttttccattgagaatgggggagattcaaacaagaggacatgagttgagagttaaagggcaaaagtttaggggtaacatgagggggaactgctttactcagagagtggtagctgtgtggaacgagcttccagcagaagtggttgaggcaggatcgACGTTGTCGTTTAAGGTTAGAtcggacagatatatggacaggaaaggaatggagggttatgggctgagtgcaggtcggtgggactaggtgagagtaagagttcgacacgaactagaagggccgagatggcctgtttccgtgctgtaattgttatatgactTCTATGACTGTCATTTCTTCGTCTTTGAGATTTTGTAATTTCTTGTCAATCTATCCACACCTCATCACAATTGGGAACTTACTCGAATGACATCATGTTTATTTTTACCCCAGCTGTTTGAAGACACGTCAGCCTTGTGTAGTATTGAATATTCAGTGTGCTGGAGCGGGTATAAATGAATGAGCGTGGAGATTCATCAGCTCAGAGTTTCTTCAGCGAGATCGCGAGCAGCTGGAAGACAGGCTGAATCTCACACAGCATGCTTGAATTATTCTACAATGTGAGAAAGATATATTACTTGTTCGTTTCTATCGTTGGTGTTCCTGGTAAGAACATGGATAAACTAACATACGGTGCTCTGTGTGCGCGGTCTTTAGACTCGTTCAGTTACCGACAGCGTTGTGATGTCGGTGTATCAGTGAGTGCGGTGCAGATATTGTGACAAAACTCTGTTTTCCTTCAGACGTTCCCTTACAGTTTAATCCGTGGCCTCGGCTGAAAATAAACCAGCAGTTGAAACAGATATAGAGTGGAAGATCGGGAAGATGGATTAATTTTGTGAATTCATGACAGGCAGTTTTGATCTATCGATATAAAGTAAACCCCGATAATCCAGCGCGCTCGGCACCTTTAGGAGCTATTTGCTGTCATTCCATACCCAAGTGTAACATTCTTTAATTTGAAATGTAAATGCATTGCACCGTGTTTTTATGAAATTACTCCAAGTTTGAAGGGAACGCGGGAAGGCGATCGCCGGTGAGATTCAGGGGAAAGGTAGACATCTCTTATGACTTAAACTCCAAACCATCGGGAGCTGCAAAGATTCAGGTGAAGGATTATGCGCGTTGTAGCGCACCAGGGTTTGTTTCCATATATTGTGAAGTGAAGCGGGATTTCAGAGCAAACAACATTTTCCGTTAGCAGTCAGAGCGGGTGAGGTTCGTGCGATTCCCTGCTCCGGAACAATAAGCTTCGAAGCATTTAGCATTACGCTGCTGTGACTTGAGGCGATGCTTTGAAGTCGATATTGTCTTTGTTTTAGAAATTAGATGTTTTAAGCACTAACAAGCAACATATCTAAAACTTCATCTGGTCAGACAGAATATTTAAAAGCCAAAATCGGAGCTTTCTGATCGGACACATTGACACCCATCTGAAAGGAATGGGCGAAAGAACCCCGACCAGAATTACTTGTGGAAATTAAAAGAAGCGAGCCAGCCGCAGCCCCTGTGGGCGGGTGACAAACGGGAGTCgtggggaaatgaagaatatCTAACGAAACAACTAAATTTGCTTTGAAACTTGTCAGTGGAGAGAGGTCGAGGGGGGTGGCTGGCTTCTCCGTACGCGGAGAGAGTCAGAGCGTAGGTGACGGGAACGCGGCAGTCACCCTCGCGGAGAAAGCTGACGAGGTATCCAGGCTTTACACATCCGTCAAAATGGAGATTTATGCTGcagacacacaatgctggaagaactcatcaggtcaggcagcatctatagtaacAATACAGTCGACGATCCGGGCCAAGGCACTTCAGCAGGTGTGGGTCGCGTGgatttccagcaaatacagaaTTTCTCTTGGTTGTTTTGGAGATTTATATTGATTTATTTTGTCAACTTCGGCGAACAGTTGACAATGCTTCCAGTAGCGAGCGCCGCACCGTTTTACGCCTGTTAAAAGTCTAGAAATGAGTTCTCTGCAACCGTTTATTGATCTCAAATTCCAGTTAATGTCTGCACTGAGACCCCTGGACCGGCCAGACATACATTTTCTCATTCTTTTTGTGTTCCCTTCAGTGAACTtagtggcgattgtgatcctgtcccggggaaagtgcggtctctcgacctgcaccactcgctacctggtggccatggcaACGGCGGATCTACTGACCATCACCTTTCAGGTCATATTGTGGCGGATCAGTTATTATTACTTCCCCGGGACTTTCCTGGACATCACCCCCGTGTGCAGTGTGATCTGTGTCCTGGGACAGGCAGCCACTGActgttctgtctggttcaccgtcactttTACATTTGATCGGTTTGTCGCCATCTGTTGTCAGAAGGGGAAAACAATGTATTGCTCAGGGAGAATCGCGGCAGCGGTTCTGATAACAAGCGGCGTTTTGTTCTGCTTTAAAAATGTGCCCACCTTTTTTATATTTCTTCCTGTTAACGTGATTGACAATATACCCTGGGACTGTATTCGAAAGCCGGCCTACTTTGAGGATCCCGGGTGGGTGGGATTTAGATGGTTTTCTACCGTTCTAACACCATTACTCCCGTTCGTGTTAATACTACTGTTCAACGCTCTGACAGTCAGACACATTTTGGTGACTAGTCGCGTCCGTAAGGGGCTGAGGGGTCAGAGCAAGGAGGAGAACcgcagtgacccggagatggagagcaggaggaggtctgtgaTCTTACTTCTCTCCATCTCCGGAAGCTTCATCATCCTGTGGTCGGTGAGTGTTGCCGAATTCCTTTATAACACCATCGCCGGGTTGGATCAGAATAATTACAACGATTCGGAATACACAGTTGAACACTCCGGATACATGCTGATGATGTTAAGTTGCTGTACAAACACTTTTATTTATGGGGTAACTCAGTTGAAATTCAGAGAGCAGTTCATCAGCGCAGTGAAATATCCGCTCACGGCAATTATTCACCTAATATATAAACAAAACTTCTAAGTTCTTCTCGGAGGCGGTCGCGGTGTTTCCCATCTTGACGTTACAGAACTGGCGGTCACCGGAAAACGTGGCAGCTGCGAGAATAAAAGTTGTTTACCGCCCGAGGGAGACACAGCTCGGAAACATATGCCATTCGGCACCAGCATCCCACGAAGTAACGCTCCTACCAATTAATAAACGCATCCTaccttttattttttaaattttctttcacTATATTTCGGTTGTCACCGCCACACCACTTTCCATAACAAATCCCGCCCTCCAGTGCAAATACGCACCGGTCGAGTGAACGAAAAGCCGTTGCACTCGGTGACGGAGAGGAAACGGCGCAGCTGGAGCCCAGCGGAAACACTGTCGTCAGCAGCAGAACCGGGGCAATTCACACTCAGCGCTCCGGTCAAACTGACCCCCTGCCGGCAACGCCACTTGTCTCTTCAGGTAAATCCGGTCCATCTGAATTCCATCCATTGTCTGACCCTCCACTGTTGTAAAGCTCCTCTACAGTAGTTCCCTGGCTTCTTTCTGTCTTACATTGCGACACAACATTGTCTATCTTCCATCGTTTTAATTCATTACTGTTTGATAAGGAGGGCACAAAGATCGCTTCCAAGGGCACAACAGTCTGTGCTTTGTTTCCCCAGAGGATAGAGGAGGCGAGGATATTAGGGTATTCATGAAGAACACCAGAAATTCAATCCTTCTAATGTTGAACTGCTCTCACATACAATGGACCCCTCCAGTGAACTCACAATGTCCGTCTCACGTGTAATTGTCGATAAGGTGCATTTATTTAACAGTTCGACCATTTCCTGCGTTTCTACAGATAGATCACCATTTATGCGGACGGTCTCTATTCCCTGCAGCCACACTTTTAAAATCAATCGTTTCGGTTTCTCTTTGATCTTTTCAGTAAGGAGTATTTCTTGACCAACCCTTGTCCTACTCAGGCACTGTCATGTTCCTTACACTGAACAAGGAACTGATTGATCCCGGCCGCGTATATCCGGCAGATACCTTATCTCCGTATTGTTCCTGATATTACCCTTAATGGCCATTGTAAAAAGAGTTTGCCTGCTTATTCCACTGCTCCCCTTTACTCTAACCTGAGCATTCTGACACCCCTGTCTTCTCGAAAGCTTCACACTTGTGCGGCGTCATTTACTAATGTAACAATTGCAACTTCCTGCCTTATGTCACCAGAATTAGTGTTCGAAATATTTAGGTCTTTGACTTCAACGTCtgttccatcttttccctctaacAACCTGTGAACGATTAGAGTGATGGTCATTGGTCACAAATGAGCCCCCACGGACACATAAGCCACGGGGACAGTCTCATTCCCTCACAAGTGATCGAGGGTCACCGTCTGATTTTCATAATCATGTTCATCTTACTTGACAAAGCATTCCTGGGGGCTCATAACACATTGTTACCAATCCAAACAGCTGGCACTTGGGCTGTCTCGGGCAGTATTTAAGAAGATCAACTCACGAAGTATTACACCCTATTATTATTCGTATACCTATCTGTGAATTCCTCCAAATTTTCCCCTCTACATCGAGCTAACGATTGAGTGCCCTGTTGTGTTGTCATTGTGATCATCCCTTCCGTATTTCTGACTTGTTCCCCAATTACGTCACTGGGTCCCATCCTTTGTGACGTACGTACTTCCTGTGAACTACCGCCAGTGACGCAACTACCGTCCATTTCACCTCCATCAGAGCAATGGTGCAGCGGAGAGCCGAGCTGCCCGTCTCACCATCCGCCAGCCACGCTTGTACAGTCATTTTTACACAACTGCTAGTTTCTCATTCCCCTGCTCCGAGTTCCTGTGCCTCTCCGCCATTACTTCCTGTTTTAATGTAGTTGCACTCCGACACTTTGCATAGTTCTGCTCTGCGCTGCTCGCTTACCTGTTTCGTATTCCGTCCTCCGGAAGTCTCAGCAAAATCACCAGCTGGAAAAGTCGCAAATTTAAGGGGTTTCGCTGATCAAAGTGACGCAGCGATGAAATAAATGACGCAGTAGTAAAGTGAATTCGTTACAAATCGGACAGTGAGATAATAGTTTGTAAAGCTGATTGCAAACCCTGCCTCTGTCTTGAAATACAGTCCACCAAAAGGCAAGTGTTCACTAAATAACCGATGATTTCAATGAATGTGGGGCGGTAAGACATGAGACTATTACAGTCAGATTAGATGAAATCATTACCACGGATATACTGGTAACGATGATACACTGGTAACTTTATAAAGACACGGGCGCCTGTGTGTTTGCTTCTCCTGAACTGCTGGTGACTTGAAACGGAGCGGAACTTCCAGTGGCGTCGGAGGAGCGCACGGTAGTTGTAGTTCTCTACTCCAGTCACAGGGAACCTTGGGGTGTTTGTGTTTTTTGGCCTTCTTGCTGTGATAAGTTTTCACACTTGCCGGAAAGATTGGAAAAATAGCTGGCTTTATTTCATACATCGGGAATcggttaaaagaaaaaaaaatgcaaagattGGATGGAAATATGTGATTGCGATTGTGTTCCAATAAGCAAAAGCAGACAAAGATACTTTCGAACAATTAAGATAGAATAAACAGATCAAACAATAAATaagtgattttatttattaacgcaaacacgaggaattctgcagatactggaaattcaagcaacacacataaaagttgctggtgaacggagcagaccaggcagcatctctaggaagaggtacagtcgacgtttcaggccgagacccttcatcagaactaactgaaagaagagctagtcagagatttgaaagtgggagggggcgggggagatccgaaaagatggagaagacaggtgggggacGGATGGAGGgattatatttatttcaaacttTATACATCGTTGATTTACATATACTGTGCATACAGTACATTAATTTGTCGCCGCGCTGGGAACAACACCCTGGTGTCAGAACGTGCTGGGTGGCGATGTCTTCGTCGTTTCAATTTCAATTTAAAATCATAGAAGCATATAACACTACTGCGGAAAATAGACGATTCGGCCCggctagtctgtgctgaactgttactctgGCTAATCCTATCGATCTGAAACCACACCAAAGCCAACCATAACCTACTAATTCATATATTGATACCTGGGGATACAGAACCCGCATCCTCTTGTAAGTTGTTACATATTCCCACCACCATCGGATGAAGACGTTCCCCATCATGTTCCACAGAACAGATAaaataaaaatctacagcacattccagaaccttcggcccacaatgtggtgccgaccatgtaacctactagagacactgcctagaatttcccaagCGCATAGCTCTCTAGTTTTTAAAGCTCCGTGTACTTATctcagaggctcttaaaagaccctattgtatccgcttccaccaccg comes from Mobula hypostoma unplaced genomic scaffold, sMobHyp1.1 scaffold_42, whole genome shotgun sequence and encodes:
- the LOC134341965 gene encoding probable G-protein coupled receptor 139, producing the protein MLELFYNVRKIYYLFVSIVGVPVNLVAIVILSRGKCGLSTCTTRYLVAMATADLLTITFQVILWRISYYYFPGTFLDITPVCSVICVLGQAATDCSVWFTVTFTFDRFVAICCQKGKTMYCSGRIAAAVLITSGVLFCFKNVPTFFIFLPVNVIDNIPWDCIRKPAYFEDPGWVGFRWFSTVLTPLLPFVLILLFNALTVRHILVTSRVRKGLRGQSKEENRSDPEMESRRRSVILLLSISGSFIILWSVSVAEFLYNTIAGLDQNNYNDSEYTVEHSGYMLMMLSCCTNTFIYGVTQLKFREQFISAVKYPLTAIIHLIYKQNF